The Bacillus sp. Bos-x628 genome segment GTATTCAGACCAGCTGTCTTGAATGTGTTCTCTTGTAAATATGTCATGAGAAACCTCCTTTGTTCATCCTATTTATTATGTATTAGAACATAGCTGATCTATACGCAACTCAGCCATTTAATAGTCATTATATCAATCAGAGGAAAGGATAGGAAATAAAAACGCCTCTGCATAAGCAGAGACGCGGGCTACGATTTCATCCTGAACGGCCACCAATTCCATTTGCCGAAAATATGGACCATAACCGGAACAAATAGCGGCAGAACAACAAAAGCATATAACAAAAGACCAATGAGCACAACTGTTGCTATCTCAACAAGAGATAAAACACCTGATGGCAGCATAGCTGCAAAGGTGCCACCTAAAATGGCAACTGCTGAAATAATGACTGAGCCCATATTTCTCATTGCTGATATCATCGATGCTTGAACATGTTCTCCCTTCCATTCATTAAAACGATCCATGAGGAAGATGGAATAATCAATCCCAAGCGTGACGAGAATGACAAAGCTGAAAAACGGCACAGCCCAACTTACACCATCATAGCCAAAGAAGGTTTTAAATATCCATTCTGTTAAACCGATGGATGTAAAATACGTTAAGATCATTGATAGTGTTAAGTATATAGGCATGACAATAGAACGTAACAATAAAATTAAAATAAAGAAAATTCCCATTAACATAAATATAACGGTTCGAATAAAATCACCGTCGGATGTTTCTTTTAAATCAACATTTAAGCTTGATATACCTGATACACCATAGTTCGCATTTTTCAATCCGCTCTCTGGCAAAAATAGATCAAGTGTATTCTCAATTTTTGCCACACCTTCCATCGCTTCATTGCTATATGGATTTACATTCAAAATGACTTCAAATGTCGTTAATTTGCGATCTGGAGACATATAGGTATGAAAAATTTGCTTAAAATCATGTCGTTTTAACACTTCTTTAGGAATAAACCAGCCGGTTACTTCTTCATCGGGTGCCTGTTGGAGCTGCTTTAAATAGCTATCAGCCTCTGTGAAGCCGTTTTTAACTTGCTCTAACCCTTCAATACTTTCATCTAAACCATCTGTTAATAAATTGAGCTTAGATGAAAATTGGCTAAATCCTTTTTTTAATGATTTTTGACCATCTGCTAGCTGGTCTGCTCCATTTTCTATTTTAGGCATTTCTTTAATTAATTGTTTTTGTCCTTTGTTCGTTTGATCAAGACCATCATAAATTTGATCAAGCCCTGTCATTAAATCGTGTACTTGTCGTTTCACTTCTTTCTGTTTACTTTTCAATGCTTGAATGACCTGATTTGCTTTTTTGATCTTTTGTTCAAAAGCTGATGCTTCATCTTCATATAAGCTCATTTGGTCTTCTGCTTGTTTTAGCATTTCTTTTGTTTCCCTGAATACCTTCTTAATGTCCTTATATTCATCCATGTCTTTGAGTTTTGGAACACGCTTTTCAAGCGTTTCAAATGATAGATTCTCATAAGACTTTTTCACTTTTTTGATCGTGGTCATAAGTTCCTGATTTGATTTCTCATGGCGTTCAAACGTGTTGACCATTGTTTGAAGCTCTTTAATCATTGCTTCACTGCTATAATATTCTTGTTCTAGTTCTTTTTTCGCTTCTTTGATTTTTTGTCTGATGGTACCGACACCGTCTTTGCTGCGCTTAACCCCATCTTCTAAAGCAATCAGTGATTCTCTTACTTCTCCAATTCCATTTTTGATGGCTTTTGTTCCATGAATCAACTTGTCAATTCCTTTAGTGGAGTCTTCAATCTTTGGCTTTTGTTTGATAAGAGCTAAGTTTGTTTCTGTCAATCCATCAGAGATTTTCCCTATTCCTTCATTTCCTTTTCCAAGCTCTCCACCTAGGTCTTTCGCTTGAGAAGTGACGTACAGTTGACTTAAACCATCTCCAACCGGTCTTGTGACACTTCGAACTGTTTTTACTTCTTCAATGTCATTTAACTTACGAGTGAGCTTTTCAATAATGACGATCTTTTCCTGATTATCTAGCTCGTTTTCACTTTCAACAAGAACATTCAGCGGCAATGCTTCTCCGTATCCAAATTGATCTGAAATTGTATTAAACGCACGGACTGATTCATACTTTGTCCCAATTTCATTTAAACTGTTATAAGAAAGTGTTCCATCATACATGAGAATTGGCGGAACTGTGATAAGGGCTACTAAACCTAAGCTGATGAGCGGTCTCTTAAATGAAAACCGACCTGCAAGCTCCCATATTTTACTTTGCGGATGACGGATATTTTCTCTTTTAGATGGCCAAAAAAGAGATTTTCCGAAAACCGACATAAAAAAAGGAACAATCGTGACAAGAGCGATCAGCAAAATGCCAACTCCCACCGCAACACTGACAGCGGATTGATACAGTTGAAATTTGGCAAAACCAATGCTTGAGAAACCGACTAATACGGCTAACCCGCTGAAAAACACCGTTTTGCCTGCACATTTATAAGTGATGATGATCGATTCTTGCACATCACGTCCTTGCCCTATCTCCTCTTTAAAACGGCTTAAAAGCAAGATACAATAATCTGTTCCTATACCGAACATAATCGCTACCATAAAAATCTGAGTGAAATTAGATAGAGGAAATTGCGTATATTCCACGAGAAAAGCCACAACACACCGACTTACCGCGTAAGAAATTCCAATCGTAATCAGTGGAACAACAGGTGCTAATATTGATCTGAACACAATAATTAAAATAAAAAAAATAAAGATCATCGTTATAAGTTCAGTTTTCTTCAGACCTTGTTGAGAGCTTTTAATGACATCTGAATCCACAAATTTTTGACCCGTCATTTCAAATGAAACGTTGTAGGGCTTTAAAACTTCCTCAATTTGTTCTTTAATCTTCACAGCTTTTGTTTCATAATGGTCGAATTTGAATGGAACAAGAAGTGTACTTTTATCTTTTGATAAAAGTTGTTTTTGAATGTCCGGATCTACATGAAAATATGAAGTAATTCCGTCAATGTGGAGTTCTGGGGCATGCGTGATGAGTGCAGCTAAAGCCTTTTTTAATTCCTGCTCTTTTGCAGGGAACAGATGTTGTTCGGAGAATACAATCACACCAGTGTCTTTTTTTCCTTTATGATCTGATAGCTTATCCAATAATTGAAGTGCTTCTGCTGTAGGTGTCCCATCTGGAACATTTAATTGCCCTTTTTCCCTCGTTAATTCCTCTAAATCGGGTGCAGTAATAAACAAAATAACGGCTGTTATCATCCACACCACTAATATCATCCATCTTGCTTTAATGATTTGCAACATAGCTGCTTCAAGCTCCTTCTAATTCATCAATCAATTTACTGTTTTTATAAATATGTCTGAAGTGCTGACTGCGACTTACAACTTGCTAATGGCAGGATGACCGATTCAATTGTCCTGTCGTGTTGAAGAAGCAGCCCTTTATTATCCATCCACGACTCTACTTCTGCCAATATAAAGACAGAGAAGAAATCTTCCACCTCCTATTTGGGATAATTTAATAGATATTACTATACTTTAGTTTAACTATCAAAAATTTACATGTCAATTTATAAAAAAGAAAAAAGATGGCAAAATACCGTCTTTTTTCTAAGTTTAAACCGTATTCAATTGTTCACTTTCATCCTTTTTATCGGGCTGGATGAAAAAGAGAACCAAAAATAATGAAATCAGACTACAAATGGTTGAGAGAATAAAGACGATGGAGTCTCCTTTATCCATGAGATACGCATAAATCGGCGGTCCCAAAGCTACGCCGATAAACCGCATACTACTGTAAAATGACGTAATGGTCCCGCACTGCTCTTTTTCAATTCCTTCTGTAATCAGTGCATCAAGTGCAGGTAGTACAATGCCTATCCCAACCCCGCCAATGCTCAAACATATAAATAATAAGTAGAAACTGTGATTCCACCACAAAAAGATATAAGAAAGAGATAATAAGGCCATTCCCACGATTAAAAACAATCTCATTTTTCCCTTCTCTTTTCCGATGGTCTTTCCAGCAACGAAGGAACTAATAGACAAAAAAAGGAGCGGGATACTAAGAAGGAGCCCTTTTTTGACCCCTTTAATTTGATAAGCCGCCTCTAAGTTGTCAGATAAATAAAAGAGCACACCAAATAGAAGAAACATAATAAAACCGCCAATTGCAAAAATAGAATAAAGCCAGCGTCCATCATGTTTAAAAATGGTCTTTGTTGATTTCAAAAATTCTTTAAATGAAGGCGCATTCTCTTCTTTTTTAGCGGATTCAACCATAAACAAGACCATGAGAAAGCTTGTAATTGAGAAAAACGGAATGAACCAAAACGGCATAAACCAAAACCAAGAAGCAAGCAGTGCTCCGATAATTGGACTTAGTACTTTTCCAGCAGTATTGGATGTTTCAATCGCACCAAGCCCTGCACTCACCTCTTTATCATCATGAAATAAGTCTCCTATAAACGGCATGACAACAGGAGCCGCTCCTGCTGATCCAACACCTTGAAGTACCCTGCCGAATAAAATCCACATGTATGGTTCTTTCATAATGGTTGAAGCAACGGCTGCAACAGCTCCTCCAAGACCAGCAATTAAAAGGCATGGAAGTAGCACCTTTTTCCTCCCAATACGATCAGATAAATACCCTGCAATTGGAATGCATAAGATCGCGACAACGGAATATACCGTAATAATGAGTGAGACCTGAAAGGAAGTAATTGAAAGTTTCTTTTCTATCTCTGGCAATACTGGTATTAACATCGAGTTCCCAAGTGTCATGATTAAAGGCACTGATGATAATGCAATAATATTTTTTTTACTGACTGTTTTCTCGCCCAACATCATTCACCCAATTCTATATACTGTTACCTTTTAGTGTGGCAAGTTTTATGGTTATTATGTACGGGCAAAAAAACAAAAGGCAACCGCTTATGAAAGCGCCTGCTTTGTTAAAATCGTTTACGAATGACATGAAAACTGAATTTATCCGCTCGAAAGTAGTTCAGCGAGTATAAAACCGGCTGATCATCTTGATCATAGTGCATTTGTTTCAGTAACAGAAGAGCAGTTTCAGGATCACATTCTAGTATAGGAGAAACTTGATCATGATAGCCAATCGGTTCAATGTCGGCAACTGCATATTTAATCCCGCTATGTGGTTCTCTGCCAAACAGCTCAAAAAGTGATTTGTCCTCATGAGTAAAAGAAGCGGGTAAATGTTTGACAGGAATTTTATCCAAACAATATACGACTGGTTGTCCATCTGCCGTTCGAACGCGCTCCATTGAAAAGATCTCATCAGATTCATCACACTGAAAACGGATGACGTCATTCTCTGTTGGCTCCCCTTCTTGCGAGGATAAGAAGATTGTTCCAGGTGTCATATTCACCTGCTCAATCATTTTCGTGACACTGGTGAGCTGTTCAATGCCTGTTGAAAAGAGGGGTCTTGAATTGACAAAAGTCCCTACTCCATGCCTTCTAATCAAATACTTTTCTTCTTCTAATATACGAAGGGCTTCACGCAGTGTCGCTCTGCTCACTCCTAAAAGTTTTGAGAGCTCGAACTCTGAGGGCAGTTTTTCTTTTTCGGCATATACACCTGTTTGAATATCTTCTTTAATACGGTCAATCACTTTCAAATATAAATGTCGATTGTCTGTTTTGGTAGACATGTTTTCCCTCCGTCTAATCAACGCAAATGATAAGATGAGAAATCTCTGTTCCGAGATAAGATGAAAATAACTATATCATGTTTTGAAAAATAAATAAATAGCCCGACATCCAGTTGACATAATTATTATATGATTGACTTAAAGGACTAAAATGATTTTATTTATTTTAGCCCTTTGTCATCTTTTCAGAAAAACCAGTACTT includes the following:
- a CDS encoding MMPL family transporter yields the protein MLQIIKARWMILVVWMITAVILFITAPDLEELTREKGQLNVPDGTPTAEALQLLDKLSDHKGKKDTGVIVFSEQHLFPAKEQELKKALAALITHAPELHIDGITSYFHVDPDIQKQLLSKDKSTLLVPFKFDHYETKAVKIKEQIEEVLKPYNVSFEMTGQKFVDSDVIKSSQQGLKKTELITMIFIFFILIIVFRSILAPVVPLITIGISYAVSRCVVAFLVEYTQFPLSNFTQIFMVAIMFGIGTDYCILLLSRFKEEIGQGRDVQESIIITYKCAGKTVFFSGLAVLVGFSSIGFAKFQLYQSAVSVAVGVGILLIALVTIVPFFMSVFGKSLFWPSKRENIRHPQSKIWELAGRFSFKRPLISLGLVALITVPPILMYDGTLSYNSLNEIGTKYESVRAFNTISDQFGYGEALPLNVLVESENELDNQEKIVIIEKLTRKLNDIEEVKTVRSVTRPVGDGLSQLYVTSQAKDLGGELGKGNEGIGKISDGLTETNLALIKQKPKIEDSTKGIDKLIHGTKAIKNGIGEVRESLIALEDGVKRSKDGVGTIRQKIKEAKKELEQEYYSSEAMIKELQTMVNTFERHEKSNQELMTTIKKVKKSYENLSFETLEKRVPKLKDMDEYKDIKKVFRETKEMLKQAEDQMSLYEDEASAFEQKIKKANQVIQALKSKQKEVKRQVHDLMTGLDQIYDGLDQTNKGQKQLIKEMPKIENGADQLADGQKSLKKGFSQFSSKLNLLTDGLDESIEGLEQVKNGFTEADSYLKQLQQAPDEEVTGWFIPKEVLKRHDFKQIFHTYMSPDRKLTTFEVILNVNPYSNEAMEGVAKIENTLDLFLPESGLKNANYGVSGISSLNVDLKETSDGDFIRTVIFMLMGIFFILILLLRSIVMPIYLTLSMILTYFTSIGLTEWIFKTFFGYDGVSWAVPFFSFVILVTLGIDYSIFLMDRFNEWKGEHVQASMISAMRNMGSVIISAVAILGGTFAAMLPSGVLSLVEIATVVLIGLLLYAFVVLPLFVPVMVHIFGKWNWWPFRMKS
- a CDS encoding MFS transporter, with protein sequence MMLGEKTVSKKNIIALSSVPLIMTLGNSMLIPVLPEIEKKLSITSFQVSLIITVYSVVAILCIPIAGYLSDRIGRKKVLLPCLLIAGLGGAVAAVASTIMKEPYMWILFGRVLQGVGSAGAAPVVMPFIGDLFHDDKEVSAGLGAIETSNTAGKVLSPIIGALLASWFWFMPFWFIPFFSITSFLMVLFMVESAKKEENAPSFKEFLKSTKTIFKHDGRWLYSIFAIGGFIMFLLFGVLFYLSDNLEAAYQIKGVKKGLLLSIPLLFLSISSFVAGKTIGKEKGKMRLFLIVGMALLSLSYIFLWWNHSFYLLFICLSIGGVGIGIVLPALDALITEGIEKEQCGTITSFYSSMRFIGVALGPPIYAYLMDKGDSIVFILSTICSLISLFLVLFFIQPDKKDESEQLNTV
- a CDS encoding GntR family transcriptional regulator; this encodes MSTKTDNRHLYLKVIDRIKEDIQTGVYAEKEKLPSEFELSKLLGVSRATLREALRILEEEKYLIRRHGVGTFVNSRPLFSTGIEQLTSVTKMIEQVNMTPGTIFLSSQEGEPTENDVIRFQCDESDEIFSMERVRTADGQPVVYCLDKIPVKHLPASFTHEDKSLFELFGREPHSGIKYAVADIEPIGYHDQVSPILECDPETALLLLKQMHYDQDDQPVLYSLNYFRADKFSFHVIRKRF